From the Lactobacillus sp. PV034 genome, the window TTATTCCTGCAATTAATGCTAAAAGTCATAAAGATAAGTCTAAATATGGCAAAATGCTCTAAAAAATTAAAATAAGAATATTAAAAAGAGGACTCACTTTAGTCCTCTTTTTTTGCTTCTAATAGAATTTATAATTCTTTTTGGTATCTACTTTTACGTCATTCTTAGTTAAGTATTCACTAAACATTTGGACATAGTCTTGATCAAAGGTCTTTTCAATTTTATCCATACTATAGCCTGGATAAAAGCCACCGCCTAAGGCACGATAATTATTAACCGCTAATTTATAGATCTTATCGTCTTCAATTTCTTTACCATCTAAAGTTAACTTAGTTAAACGGTGGTTAACTGGCTTAGATAAATCAGCTTCATAATGAACTGGATAGAACATATCAAAATGATAAAGCATTGGTTTAGGCTTAATCCAGCGATCAATAAATTTAATATTACCCTTTTTATCTTTTTCTAAAAAGGCACACGAATATTCAATGATATTTCTTAGATCTTTTCCAGAAACATTTACAATGCAAAGTTGATTAGCGTAAGGATAATTCAAAAGTACTTCACGCATGGTAACATTCTTAGAAAAGCCTTTAGCTGTTTCTGACATAATTGCTGTGGCAGAAATATCAGCATTTGTAAACCAAAGCTGCATTTGTTGAATTAAATTAATAAATGGTGCTCCATTAATTCTTCCTTCAATAGCATTTTCAATTGGTGCAGGCTCAGAAAGATGTGCAATTGGTTGATCAAGCCATTCTTGAGTACCCTTATCTAATGAACTAACAATTTTTTCAATCGCTGGATCTGGATCATAATCTTTGGTATCAATTAATTCTGTTTCCATTTTCTTAATAACTGCTTTGCCAGAATCATCTTTTTGAATATCTAACACTATCTTAGCTACAGCTTCACCACGATAACCAGGTTGAACAATCGCCGTATCTTTAGTTACTAAATTCAAACGACGATGTTGGTGTCCAGTTAAGAAAGCATCAATTTCTGGGATTTCAGTTAAGATTTTATAACCTTCATTTTCACCGGTATGTGGTTCAGTCGCTTCACCACTTAATGGATCTGATTCAAAACCGCCATGATATAAAGCTACCAAGACATCAACTTTTGGACGTAATTCTTTAGCCAATTTACTTAAAGTTTCAAATCCTGAAACAAATTTTAAACCTTTAGTATGCTCTTTTGGTTCCCAATGGGAAATGTATTGGGTGGTAATCCCCATAATACCAATTTTTAGGCCTGCTTTTTCAACAATAGTATAAGGTTTGCCAAAAGCAGGTTGATTAGTATCTTCGTCTAAAATATTGTCATTAATAATGGGGGCGTCATTATGATCAATATAATACTTTAAATAATCTAAGCCGAAGTTAAAATCATGATTTCCTAAGGCACGGGCATCATAACCTACTTCATTATAAGCAGCAGTAAATTTTGCTAATCCCTCATCAAGCGGTAATTTATGCGTATATGACGCTAAAGGTGAGCCTTGCAAGCAATCTCCACTATCAGTTACTAAAACGTTCTCTGAACCATACTTTTTACGTTCGGCTTTTACCACACTACTTACTCTGCTCAATGAGATTGGCGCTTGATAATTGTTTTTATCTTGATAATCCGTCGGTAATAAAAAGCCATGCGTATCACTAGAATGCAAAAGAACAAGTTTCATCTTTTTTCTCCTTGATATAATAATATTTTTGTATAAAAAAAGACACCAACCGGTGTCTTTTCTTAATCGTTATTTTGTTGCTTTTCGTTGGCAACTTGACGGCCTTTGTAGAAGCCCTTTGGTGAAACACGGTGGCTTAAGCGGTATTCGCCAGTAGTTGCATCATAGTGCATTGCTGGAGTAGCTAACTTAATATGACCACGACGTGAACGTTTCTTTTGCTTAGAAGTTTTTCTTGCAGGAACTGCCATTTGTTTTAATCTCCTTTGTTATAGAATTGAGACTGTTTGGACCTAAAAATAAGTCACTAAATACTCACGTATTTAAATCATACAATCTAAACCTTTAGAAATCAAGTCCAATCTGATTAATCCCCAGAACTTTCTGAATTTTTCTCTTGTTTAAGACGATCTACTTCTGCCTCTAATTCGGAAATCTTTTGTTCTTTTTCAGCAATAGTTCTTTCATATTGCTTCTTAAAACTTGATTCTTGCTTTTTAAGTGACTTATTAACTTTATACTTATTCTCGCTATTTCCAAGTAACCAAGACACGATTGCTCCTAACAACATCATTAATACTAAAATAATTATTAACGGCATTTTAGGTTGGAAAAAGCCAAAATTGATAGCAACTGGTTCAACATTTAAAACAACAAAAATAAGTAAGATCAAGGCAATAATAAGCCCTAAAACCAACTTAAATTGATTACTTTGTTTTTTCATTTTACTCTTCCCCATTTATTACTTTCTACTCCCAAATTTTAAACTTGCCCAATCTCCAAATGAAGGAAAAATTTGGTAGAGCTTACCTAAGAAAGCAAGACTTAGCGGTAAGTTCAATTCACGACGATTTGAACCAAAGAAATGAACTACTTGCCAGGCAACATCATCCGGATCTAGTACAAAACGCTTCACATTGTCCAAATACTTGCCTGAATGATCAGCAATATTAAAGAAATTTGTATATACTGGGCCTGGATTTACTGTCATCACTTTAACATTAAATGGTTTTAATTCTAAACGTAAAACATTTGAGAATTGAATCACAGCAGCTTTAGTAGCGCTATATACCGCAGTTTTAGTAGTTGGGATAATGCCAGCCATAGAACCAATATTGATAACTTGACCTTGATTTTGGTCAATCATTACTCGCGCAATTAAACGTGTAAAGTACATTAATCCTAAAACATTAGTTTGAAACATTTCAGTTGTTAATTGCGGATTCATATCCATAAAGGGCTCAAAAACCCCAAATCCAGCTGCATTTACTAAAAAGTCAATGTGATCTACTTTTTGAATAATCTGTCTAAAAGCTGCATCTATTTGATCAGCCTTACTAATATCAGTAGTAATTACATATGCCTCTTCACCAGATAAACGCTTGGCTTCATCAGCAATTTCCAATAAGCGCTCCTTACGGCGTGCAATTAAAATTACAGTTGCACCTCGACTTGCACTTTCTAAAGCAATCGATCTTCCTAAACCACTCGATGCTCCCGTTACAATTACTACTTTATCTCTTAATGAATCACTCATGATTTTCTTGCCCTCTTAATTCAACTTCAAACGAACTTAAATCTGTTGCTAAATGTACATTCTTAAATACACGACGAGCTTGTTTTTCTAGTTCTCGTCCATTTCTTCCAGTATACCTAGCAGATATATGGGTTAAATAAAGGGTGCCAACGTTATGTTCCGCTGCTACCTGTGCTGCATCAATACAAGTTGCATGATAATACCTATGTGCCATCTTAGCATCTTCCCCACTGAAAGTTGATTCATGAATCAGCACATCGGCATTCTCAGCTAACTCGCCGATTGAAGGAGTTGGTCGTGTATCATAAATTACCGTCACAATTCGTCCTGGACGTGGTTTACCAACAAAATCATGACCATCTAAAATGGTGCCATCAGCTAATTTAACCTTTCTTTTCGCCTTTAGCTGTCCAAGAAGAGGTCCATTAGGAATATGATATTCAGCCAGTTTATCCATTAATAATTCACCAGGACGCGGTTTTTCAACTACACGAAAACCAAAACTAGGTATTCGATGATCTAACTTTGCCGTATAAACAGCAAATAAATCATTTTCGTAGATTAACCCACTATCTTTTAAAATAACATACTTAATAGGATAAGCAACTTTTGTGCGTGAAACACGCAAAGAGGTTTGAACAAATTGATCGATTCCAGGAGGCCCAAAAATTGTCAATGGTCCCCCATCCCCCTGAAAAGAGCGTGAAGAAAGTAATCCCGGTAAGCCAAAAATATGATCACCATGATTATGAGAGATAAAAATTTTGGTGATTTTTCGGGGCCTAATATTGGTTTCCAAAACTTGATGTTGGGTTGCTTCTCCAACATCAAATAACCAAATTTCATTTAATTCATCAAGTAGTTTAAGTGCTGTAGAAGAAACATTCCGCCCTTTAGAAGGCTGACCTGCTCCTGTCCCTAAAAATTGTATTTCCATGTAACCCTAATTTCTAATATCTACCTTTTTCAACAATATTCTTAGTAATATAGGCAGAATAGTATTTTGAACCTGTTGGATTTGGATGTGTTCCATCTCCATAGAACCAATTTGGATGCTTAGCGGCTAAATCATACCAGTCGATTACCGTAATATTAGAATATTTTTTACTTGCAGCCTTAATTGCGGCATTTACTGATCCTTGCCAATCTTTAGATGGAACATAAGTATTAATCCAGAAAACTTTACGTTTAGTACCAATAATTTTCATCAAACGATCCAAATCTTGCGTACTAAATGGCCCATTTGTGCCCAAACCAATTAAGACATTTTGGTTAAGCGCACCTTGATTTTTATATTGTTGGAATAAGTCAATCGTTGACTCAAGTTGGCGAGATACTGCTGCATCAATAATTGCATGAGGCATTAATTGTTTCAAATTCTGGCTTGAACCTGCCATCACTGAATCACCAATTGCTGTTACACGAATATCCTGTGCCAATTGTAAATCAACTTGCGAGATATCAAATTTTTCAAACTCTTTATTAACAGGATGACTCTTAGCTCTCGCCTTAGCCTCAGCTAAAACTTTATTTTTAGTCTGATTCTTCCCTGTTTCATGTTGAGCCTCTTTGATAAGCTTCTTATTATCACGTAATTGTTGACCGCGGTTAGCCTTAATCTGTTTTGCTAATGGTGAGTTATTAGGATTAGCTGCTTTAGCAGTATTAGACTTGATCATCGCTGCTGACCCAACAATAAAAATGATAGTTGCAAGTACAGCAGTGGCCTTTTGCAAGAGATTAGTATTCTGTAAGCTAATTACTTTAGCAAAGTAAGCTTTGGTCTTGGCCCAAGTGATTTTACCAAGTGGTTTTTCAACATAACGATATGCTAATTCAGCTAAAACTAAAATGATAATTACTTCAATCACGCGATATAAGACAACATGATCAGCAATATTTTTAACTTTATCTTCGAAAAAAATCATTACCGGGAATTGATATAAATAAATCCCGTAACTTCTTGACCCAACCCATTTAAAGACAGAATTGGTTAACCAGCTATTCCAATGACTTCCGGGATGCGCAACAATTGCTACTAAAAGTGTAGTAAAAATGGTAAAGAGGAACATTCCAC encodes:
- a CDS encoding LapA family protein yields the protein MKKQSNQFKLVLGLIIALILLIFVVLNVEPVAINFGFFQPKMPLIIILVLMMLLGAIVSWLLGNSENKYKVNKSLKKQESSFKKQYERTIAEKEQKISELEAEVDRLKQEKNSESSGD
- the rnz gene encoding ribonuclease Z → MEIQFLGTGAGQPSKGRNVSSTALKLLDELNEIWLFDVGEATQHQVLETNIRPRKITKIFISHNHGDHIFGLPGLLSSRSFQGDGGPLTIFGPPGIDQFVQTSLRVSRTKVAYPIKYVILKDSGLIYENDLFAVYTAKLDHRIPSFGFRVVEKPRPGELLMDKLAEYHIPNGPLLGQLKAKRKVKLADGTILDGHDFVGKPRPGRIVTVIYDTRPTPSIGELAENADVLIHESTFSGEDAKMAHRYYHATCIDAAQVAAEHNVGTLYLTHISARYTGRNGRELEKQARRVFKNVHLATDLSSFEVELRGQENHE
- the rpmF gene encoding 50S ribosomal protein L32, with translation MAVPARKTSKQKKRSRRGHIKLATPAMHYDATTGEYRLSHRVSPKGFYKGRQVANEKQQNND
- a CDS encoding acyltransferase family protein — encoded protein: MKTKNRFITGYAGLRTLAVIGVILYHLDPNRFMGGYLGVPIFLVLTGYLVTDHMFHAYETKGIYDNKGFYLRRLKRLYPQMITLLWLCSSYILLFQRNLLPKLNQIVASNLLNVYNWWQIFNGQSYFERFAANESPFTHLWTMSIEGQFYIIWPLAIFLLVKYVRKKSTRFWILTILTILSALEMALLFKPGVDTSRIYYGSDTRFFSLGLGAMLAVVWPSWRLREDIDQQSTRLLDGIGAIALVGMLWLAMSPLSNPVKGFVYHGGMFLFTIFTTLLVAIVAHPGSHWNSWLTNSVFKWVGSRSYGIYLYQFPVMIFFEDKVKNIADHVVLYRVIEVIIILVLAELAYRYVEKPLGKITWAKTKAYFAKVISLQNTNLLQKATAVLATIIFIVGSAAMIKSNTAKAANPNNSPLAKQIKANRGQQLRDNKKLIKEAQHETGKNQTKNKVLAEAKARAKSHPVNKEFEKFDISQVDLQLAQDIRVTAIGDSVMAGSSQNLKQLMPHAIIDAAVSRQLESTIDLFQQYKNQGALNQNVLIGLGTNGPFSTQDLDRLMKIIGTKRKVFWINTYVPSKDWQGSVNAAIKAASKKYSNITVIDWYDLAAKHPNWFYGDGTHPNPTGSKYYSAYITKNIVEKGRY
- a CDS encoding SDR family NAD(P)-dependent oxidoreductase, with translation MSDSLRDKVVIVTGASSGLGRSIALESASRGATVILIARRKERLLEIADEAKRLSGEEAYVITTDISKADQIDAAFRQIIQKVDHIDFLVNAAGFGVFEPFMDMNPQLTTEMFQTNVLGLMYFTRLIARVMIDQNQGQVINIGSMAGIIPTTKTAVYSATKAAVIQFSNVLRLELKPFNVKVMTVNPGPVYTNFFNIADHSGKYLDNVKRFVLDPDDVAWQVVHFFGSNRRELNLPLSLAFLGKLYQIFPSFGDWASLKFGSRK
- a CDS encoding bifunctional metallophosphatase/5'-nucleotidase, whose protein sequence is MKLVLLHSSDTHGFLLPTDYQDKNNYQAPISLSRVSSVVKAERKKYGSENVLVTDSGDCLQGSPLASYTHKLPLDEGLAKFTAAYNEVGYDARALGNHDFNFGLDYLKYYIDHNDAPIINDNILDEDTNQPAFGKPYTIVEKAGLKIGIMGITTQYISHWEPKEHTKGLKFVSGFETLSKLAKELRPKVDVLVALYHGGFESDPLSGEATEPHTGENEGYKILTEIPEIDAFLTGHQHRRLNLVTKDTAIVQPGYRGEAVAKIVLDIQKDDSGKAVIKKMETELIDTKDYDPDPAIEKIVSSLDKGTQEWLDQPIAHLSEPAPIENAIEGRINGAPFINLIQQMQLWFTNADISATAIMSETAKGFSKNVTMREVLLNYPYANQLCIVNVSGKDLRNIIEYSCAFLEKDKKGNIKFIDRWIKPKPMLYHFDMFYPVHYEADLSKPVNHRLTKLTLDGKEIEDDKIYKLAVNNYRALGGGFYPGYSMDKIEKTFDQDYVQMFSEYLTKNDVKVDTKKNYKFY